The Zea mays cultivar B73 chromosome 7, Zm-B73-REFERENCE-NAM-5.0, whole genome shotgun sequence DNA segment tttttAGCCAACACGGTTCATAAAGATGTTGTTTGTTTGTTTTGCATGAATAGTTGTTGCACGAGCTCAAACTTATTAAATAAATTAAAAATTCTATTAATAGACACTAATTATATGTTAAAATTAATAAATAGACACCAATTACATTTCAATGATACTAATTATATGTTGATAGTCTTAACCTTAagtatattatttttatttaaatgGAGTCGAGCACAAAAGCCTTCTTTGCACTGTTGAAGCCAAACCTAAATATATATGATCGTCAGGTTGTATCATCCCATACATATACCTGTCAAAAAAATCCTACCCGTCGGGTTACCCATACAATGGCGCGGGTATATAATCTTACCCATATCCGTACCCGCTAGAAAAGTCTAAAATACTAATGTGTCAATCACACAAAATGACAAACAAACACATAAAAATAAGTTCAGCTCAAAATACAACAAACCATATGACATTACTTGAAAGATAAACAAGCAATAACCAAAGAAGTATTTTCTTTTAGCTAAGACGACTTTAATTACCCGGTAAATAGTGATATGATGCATGTATATTTTACCCACGGGTATATGTGTATGGATAATATCCACCTGTACCCGTCTACCTGACTGATAGAGGTTCTCGCCCATTAGCATACCCCGCGGGTAAAGAAATCATTTCATACTCATTTATATCGAGTAAAATCCATCTGGTATTCGGGTTTCGGATACCATTTCCTCTATGCAGGATACCAAACAATACTATTTGCACTGCCTTAGCCTGGATAAGACCATGGAGACCCTACCAAACACCCTCTTAGATCCTTCCTCTACACAACCAGCCCTGAACAACATTGAATGTTTGTTAAATTTTTATAATGAACAAACTGTTTTTAAAGTATCTGGTTGATCGAAAGCACCTTCATGTACTCTTATGTTCGGTGGCATAACACCCTTTTAGACGCATCCACAATTCTCATAAGTTAAAtcttgctcaatcgacatcggttaTAGTGTTATATGGTGTCTTCGATATCTCAAGTATTTTCTCAACATCGAGACATGACATACATTATGCACACTTTGAGTCATTATTAGTAAAGATGTATGTAGCCCATAGAGAGCCATCTATAAAAGTTCACGTGTGGTAAGGTAAACCTTTGTATCAATGGTAAGGCCATTCACAGTGGTAGGTTTCATATTTATGTTTCCAAGATTCCACATAATCAAGAAagtaatacaattttggttgaaaCAGTCTCTCACGGTGAAGAGTTTCATTCAGCACGGTATCATATATCATAGGTATAACATGCAAAAGACAATATGTATAGGTAATAGTGTAGACATGGTTTTATTCCCCATGAAACCCATTCCATCTCTTTCTTCGTTCATTGCTTGCCACATCACCTAAGTTGCTAACATGGCACACCATTTGATGAGAATGAAACCCTTATATAACTGCCAATGAGAATGGCCTAAGGGGCACAAGTGCAGATACTTCGTATTAAAGTTGGCAAGCCTCTTACTAGGGGTGACAATAAGCTCTAAATTTTATACTATAATatttaaggatcgaatcggattaggatcgagtcgtatttctattcattttttgaACTAGATTTTATTTAGGACCCtaagaaattatgaagaaaacatttggatcgtgatccattaccacccctactccTTAGAGAAGTTAGTTGTATTGTCTATAAGATGGTTTTGTACATATCTTCGTCTTTGCTTTGAgtgaatacatttaataaagatgTATGTGCCCGTTACAGAGGGGGCACATAACTAGCTAGAGAGCTTAATGAATCAGAATAAAAGTAGTAGATGCCCTATGTCTCAACGAACAATTCTGGTAAGATCAAAATAAATAAAGACTTTAGGATAAAAAAGATATATGTGCCCCTTACTTCATTTTCTAATTAAATATTGGTTGACAAATGAGAAGTACCAATTCAATACATCTAAAGTTGTGTGGCTATTTAATACAAAACCAGTTTTGACCTCTGTAATCTCTTGTATTTGGGTGCAATTGTTGAATGCTAGAATATTATAGGATCAAGGGAGTATGTGTGAGTGTCTATGTTTTCGATGCATGCAATTTTGAAAAGAGCTATCAAAACAATAAAAAGATGCCTATGGCCGTGAAATGAATTTTAAAAAGAGAAGTGTTTTTTTAGTGGTATCTTTGGATGAAACGAGTCTAGAACTTTGTACCAAAAAATAATGTGAGGAAATAAGATGTATCTAAACTATTTTGGTACATTACAAACTGTTTCCTGGGAAACAAATATAGCTGAAAACGTTTTGGTTTCGCCAGGCTCAATGGACCCCAAAAAAGATAAATCCAGCTCATCCACTCAATACAAAGACCAGTATCCAGTATCCTATCTGGCAGGGGGAAAAAAGGTGCAGTTGGCGTGATGGCTGTCAGGCTGCTGCGTCTGCTCGAGCCTCGAGCGGAGGCACCACTACCGCACTAGCACTGGAGCAGGTCCTCGCCGTCCACAGGCGCCAGTTCGTCTCCCGGATAAGACGATAATTCGAGCCGAAAAATATCACCACACAGACACACAGGTACGCAAGGCACAGCCCAAGACCACCGCACCGCACCTGCACACCGCCAGGGATGGCGGCAACCGCGCACCTCACCGGTGTCCTCGGCGTGTCGTCGCCGCCTCTCGCTCCGTCCCACTGCAGCTGCAGCGGCGCCAAGAAGCAGAGCTGCTCGCTGCGTCAGGGGCGGCAGCAGAGGAGGCGCCTCCGCGTCGCCCGCGCCGTCGAGGTGGACGCGCCTTCCGCCGGCGCGCCGGAGCCGGAGGAGGCGGAGGAGCCGTCCGTCGACTTCGCGTTCGTCAGCGTGAGTTCCTGTCGCGActcctctttttttttcttttggaaTCGCCGAGATAGAGCGGGCATTGCGCGCGCACGTCGTGACCGGCGGTCGACTTGGAGCTTGGAGGCCGCCGCTTGAACTGGTGCGCGCGCGCGCTTGTGATGTTGCAGCCGCGGCTGCTGCCGGACGGGACGCCGGACGTGCACTACCGGACGGCGCGCGGCGGGCAGAAGCTCAGGGACATCATGCTCGACGGCTACATCGACCTCTACGGGCCCTACGTGAGTCACTGCACGCGCGCGGCGCTATGGCCACCTGTCTTTCTTTTCTTGCATCAGCTGAGCTGCGGGTTCTGGAATTGAATCGTGTTCACTGCTGCCGCAGGATAAGGTTCTTCTCAACTGCTCAGGGGGCGGCGTGTGCGGGACCTGCATCGTCGAGGTAAATCCAATGCAATGCAGCTAGGGACATTAATAAATGATCCAGCCGCGCTTGACACTTTGCCGCTTCGCTAATTCTACTGCAGGTGGTTGAAGGCAAGGAAATGCTGTCCCCGAAAACTGATGTGGAAAAGGAGTTGCTCAAAAGGGTATGTAGTCCCTCTGAACTGTTCGTCAGAAGCTGCCATTTTTTCGTCAAAAAAAAGAATAAACTTGCAAAAATGCCAGTATCTTTTTCTAAGTGAAAGAAGATGTTGTCACCGGAGCATGCTCTTGGATTGATGCGCTGACCTTTTCGCGCCAATTTTTCAGAAACCCAAAACGTGGAGATTGGCGTGCCAGGCAACGGTGGGCAACGCAGATTCGACTGGACAGGTATGCACAATCGTCTTTCACGTAGCGTATTCCCCAGGCGTGGTAGAAAATCAAACTGTCCGTACGTCCTGAAAGTTGCTCTGAAAAAACACTCTGAGATTTGGTATCTGCGCAGATGATCATTCAACAGTTGCCGGAGTGGAAGATACACGAGTGGGACAAGTAGGGGTTACTGCTTTACTGGTCTTGAAGAGTGCTCTCGTGGCCATACTATAGATTACATGCAGTGGAAATGGGAAAAAAAGGAATAAGAAGCAGCTGATCAGTGGAAGAGCTGGTGCAGATTGATTGATGAAGCTTTTCATActccaaacaaacaaacaaaaaccTGGGCATGTTTTTTCACCATTTGTAGCAACCGAAAGGAGCATGGATCAATTAGCCCCGTTCTGTAAACCGTTCCCTTATACACAAAAAAAAACAAAGGCGACTTGTTCATGATCATCGAAAGACGTGATTTTTTTTTTGTTCGAAAAAACAAGACTGTTAGCGTTGCTATGGCCTATGTGTGGCTATTGGCGCGGGAAGATGATGTTGCAGCTTCCGATAGGCCTTTCTGGGCTCAGCCCAACAGGTACTACTCAGGCCTAGAATTGGTGTGGTTTGTTGTCCTAgctaaacgaacaaggcctaggcTAGAGAGATAGACAATAAGGattaatttgatgaataaggcctAGGTTAGAGAGATAGACAATAAAAGCTAATTTAATGATCGGTGAATTGAAGGGGATCATGGGGAAGGAATCTCGAATCTCCTATTCTCTAATCACTGAACCAGCCCTAAAGAGAAATCGTCGCTATACGGTAAACAAGCAACATGCAGCTC contains these protein-coding regions:
- the LOC100273459 gene encoding electron carrier/ electron transporter/ iron ion binding protein, which produces MAATAHLTGVLGVSSPPLAPSHCSCSGAKKQSCSLRQGRQQRRRLRVARAVEVDAPSAGAPEPEEAEEPSVDFAFVSPRLLPDGTPDVHYRTARGGQKLRDIMLDGYIDLYGPYDKVLLNCSGGGVCGTCIVEVVEGKEMLSPKTDVEKELLKRKPKTWRLACQATVGNADSTGQMIIQQLPEWKIHEWDK